Genomic DNA from Candidatus Koribacter versatilis Ellin345:
AAGGGACCCGCACCCCCGCCACAAGCCGATGCGCTCGCGGCCGAAGCACAAAAATTGAAAGACTTGCTGAAGGACCCGGACGCCCAAGCGCCGGCAGTTCAGTCCGCGCTCAAGGAGAAGTGGATCAAGACGGAATGCCAGGCCAAGAAGCTCAAGGTTGGAGCTTTGGCGGATGCGAAGCTCGCAGAGAGCGTGGAGAGTGCGTGTAAAGATCGCTGGAAAAACGCTTCGGTGACGGAGATTCTCCAGAGTTCTTCAGCGGACGACGTGCTCGCCCAGGAAAGGGCAGCGATCTTCCCCGCGGATCTCGATATCCCGAAGAATTGCGATGAAAACTCCATTGCGTTCGAAGCGAAAATCGCGCACACCCCTCCAAGCGGCGCACCTGATCCCGACGCTTCCCAAAAAGAGGCCGAAAAGATCAAACACATGTACCTCTTGAACACCGGCGGCTCAGGCGGAGAGATCTACACGAAAGATCCGGTCTATATCGCTTACGTAAACATCCACCGATACCAGATATCGCTCACCGGAGTGACCACTCCGATCGCAGCGTCGGAGATTGATTGGTCGCAGATCTTTGGAGGCAAAGCTGCTCAGCCCGCGACTGGAAAGACAGCAGCTCCTAAGATATCGTTCAATGGAGTAGTCGAGGCACCTGAAACGCCGCGCCCTCCCTCTAAGTCTCCTGACAAAGACTTTCAAGCCCTAAATGACTGCTACAGCCAGTTGAGGCCGAAGGTCAATAGCTTCAAGGCTACGCTGCGAGCCGAGGAGAACCTGCTCAACGGCACCGGCCTTCAGGTCTATGCAACTCTCCAGAACACTCAGCCCTTCGCCTCCACTGCCGATGAGGTGCGCAAGAACGCCGACCCCAAACAGGTGTTTCCCGAGAAGGAATTCCCGGCCTTCCCGCTCCAGGATCTCAGTGCCGTCCAGGATCTCCTCAACCAGCTCGTCTCTGACTACAACGAAATCGAAGATTGGGCAGCCAAGCAGCCGTCTAGTGTTCAACACCAGTACCAGTCAAACAGCAATGGTGCGGCCGCGCTCTCTAAGCAGTTGGAGCAGTGGATTTCCAGCGCAACCGCCCCGGCTGCAGCAGATTCCGCGGGCGACAAAGCCGGCAACAAGAAACCTCAGGCAGTCGCCATCAGCCAAACTGTCGCCACACTTCCCCGCAGCATTTCCGATCCGAAGACCGAAGCTTTTGATTACGAAGTCCTGCGTCTCTGGCTTCTCTACTGGCGCACCCGGTTCGAGCAGGTCCACATCGCAGACGACAGTCAGTTCGTAGTCTCTTACAAACCTGCTTGCGGCGGCTTCTTTGGAGCGGGAACATCCACCCAGATGCAGCTCACCACGCAGGATGCGCTGAATCCGCCCGCCGCGGGAACCACGCCGACCGCCATCAACATTGATAAGGTCGTCTGCCAACCAACCATCGCCATGAGCAGCGGCCTCGGCCTGTCGTTCTTAGGGAGCCAAACCCCAGCTTTTGTCGCGGGCATCAAGCGCGATGCGAGCGGGGCGCCTGTCCTCGATGCGAGCGGTAACCCAACAATCGTTCAGACGCTCGGTTACTCCAATCAATCGAGTGTCGAAGCCGGATATGCACTGCAGGCCAATGCATATCCGTTGAACTTCCACAACTGGGATTTCGAACTCGGCTGGGCAGTAGGCGCAATGCTGACGGCCTCGTCTGGCGGAGCCACTACTGACATCATCACAGGACCGTCGTTCGCGTTCCGCCGTCGCACGATTTTCGTGACTCCAGCTTACGATCTCGGACTCCGGACTCAGTACGTAGGCGGATTCAAGGTGGGAGATCCCAAAGGCGACCTGACTTCTCCTCCCACACAGCAGGTGTGGAAATCGGGATGGGCCGTCACGATTACGTTCCCGTTCAATACCGGCACCAAAGAAGTGAACTCTTCCGCAGGCGGCAATGCCCAACCTACAACACCTGGCAAGAAGAACGGTACTAAATCCCAAACACCAGCAGGTGATTAGACACAGCCGAAGAGCATTTCAGAAACCCAAAATATTCCGATGTTTGGAGGATGACGATGTTTACCCGATCACTCTGCGGCTTGATGTTAGTAGTCGTGGTTGCATCCACGTTGTTTGCCCAAGAAATCGCCGGCCGGCTTCCCACTGTCGAGTCACTGCCGGACCGCGTGCAGGCACGCATTGAGGTCAGAACGAGAGCGGCTGGAAATGCGCACAACGCCGGTCGCTTTGGCATGCAGTACTTCATGTTCATTACAAAACGTTGGCCGAATGCAGCGAGCACGCCGATTACCGTGGCGTTCCTTGGCGGCGATCGTCAACTGCGGCAGCGCATCCAAGACACCGTTACGGAATGGAGTCAGGCTGGCACGCTGAGGTTTGATTTCATCGATCCGGCGTCCCACACCTTCCGCGAGTGGTCGCGCTCTGACACCAGTTTTAAAGCAAACATTCGGGTAGCATTCGACGGCTCTGAAGAAGCGGGCTACTGGTCTATGATCGGCGTCGACAGCTCCGACCCAACGATCATCAAGCCGGGTGAGGCATCACTGATGTTGCAAGGATTTACGACACTGCTGCCGCAGGACTGGCAGGCGACGGTCCGTCACGAATTTGGCCACGCGCTCGGGCTTCTCCATGAACACCAAATCCCAGTGGGCGGGTGCGATCAAGATTTTCGATGGGAGGACGATACCGGCTACGTGCCCACTCAGGACTCCTACGGACAGTACATTACCGATGCCCAAGGTCGGCGACCCGGCATCTACACCTTACTCGCAGGCGCACCGAACTTTTGGCAAAAGGACAAGGTCAATAGCAACATGAGGCAGCTCGCAACTGACTCCCACAATAAGGACTTCGGGGCTTTCGATGCAAAGTCAATCATGAAGTATTACTTCGACCCGTCGTTCTTTCGCGACGGAACAGCTGCCCATTGTTACAGCGACGAAAATTTGACGATCTCAGACGAGGACAAGCAGGGCATAGCGAAATGGTATCCACCATTCGGCTCTCAGGAACTGAGCAATCTACTCAAATTGCAACAGGACACTATGCGACAACTTGCGCCTGTGCACAACATGCAGCAGGTTCAGACGCTTCAGTCAATCAAGTAGGACCTTCGCGTCACCGATAGCGGCGAGAGCCGGGTGAAACCGGGTGCCTCGCACGCCTGACACCTCAAATGCCTCCGGCAATTCGCCGAAGGCATTTTTTTGTGAAGCTGGCCCGCAGACATCGGCTCTGTCGGTCGCGACCGGGAGGTCGGCTCCTCATGACTAGTTTGAATGCACGGCGACGTCCAATTTCGCTAGGGCAGGGAAATACTTGAGAGTCGAGGTCGCCGTTGATCGTGACTGTTATCTCGGAGAGGATCGTAAGGACCGTCGTGTATACCCCGAGTTTGCGAATCCGTCTCCGCAACGGCAAGGGCAGGAGATGTACTAAATCTAGCTTGACACCTGTACATCTGGTCTTGATAATTCCGCGCACTCTCGTTCTTCACAGTCTTGCAGAGTAAGACAAAGGAAAACTATGAACCTTCCGCGAGTCTGTATGACAGTCCTCCTATTAACTTCTGGGTCACTGTTGTTTTCGCAGTCCACTTCGAGTTCGTCGCTCACCACGGGCGCGGTACTGTCGAACGCATGGAATGCGTTCTCAGGCGGGAAACCAGTCCACTCGATTCAGATCAGTGGTAATGCCTCCTCGCAATTGGGTCCAGATTCTCAAAGTGGCTCAATTTCGGCCACCGCTGCCACGGACTCCACGATCTCACTTCAGCGAACGACCGGCACCGGGGTAGCCACCGAGATCAAGGCGAGCACGAACGGCGTGTTTCAGTGCGCATGGACATCCGCTGACGGGATCCAGCACGCCATCCCGCAGCACAATTGCTGGCAACCGGTCCCGTGGTTTGCGCCCTTCCTAGCTACTGAGTACGGTCTCACGCCAACAAATCTGGGCGTTACATACATTGGGCACGAGACGCTCGGTTCGCAAGGCGTAGAGCACCTTCAGTTTCAGACTGTTGTTGGAAATGCGCAAACACCGGCAAACTTCACAACGTTGGTTCAGGCGGCCAGCACTGCTGATCTGTACCTCGACAGCAGTACTTTTCTTCCGGTCGTGCTCCGCTATCCAACCCATCCTGATCAGGATGCGAATACCATCATTTCCATCGAGGTACGATACTCGGCTTACTCTCAGCTTTCAGGCCTAACTATCCCGACGCACATCGAGAGAGCCGTCAACGGCAATGTGCAGGACGTTGTCGACATCAATAGCGCACTTTCCAACTGAAACAAAGTTTCGCGCACAAAGCCTTGAAGTTCGGAGAACCCTGATATGCAATTTGCTCGCTCGTTGACGATGCTCTTCGTGTTCTTGCTGATGGCGGTTCTCGTCGCTTCCGCGCAACCCGCCACTGGAACGCCTCCGTTCGGTTCATTCACCGGCGGCCCCGACACGATCAATCTCGGCAATCTCAACGTGCAGTGGCAAATCCCGATATTCTCCAAGGCTGGGAGGGGCCAGAATTTCGCTTACGCACTCACTTACAATTCGTCCGTTTGGATGCCGGTGACGACGGGAAGTACAAAGAACTGGCAACCGGTCTCGGCTCAGTGGGGGTGGCAAGGTTTGACGCCCGCAGGAGCGGCACAAGTGTCGTACACCATGAGCTATTTTCAGGGGATGTGTTGGACAGGGGGCAGCGGTGGCCAATCGGTCCCGTATTACGAGTGGCAATTTTCGAACTTCGTGTATCAGGACGAATACGGGGCCAAGCATCCTTTCACCAATGGCACCGTGTACATCCAATCACCTGGAGGCACCTCATGCCCTCCGAATGGACCTCAGCCCAGTACGGCGCAACCCAATCCCACTAGCGACGGTTCGGGGTACACGTTTTACGGCCTTGCGGGACAAGGCTCAATCAGCGGAGGCTACCTTAAGGACCGCGGTGGCAGAACAATCAACGCGGCGGTGGTTTCCAATCCCGGGGGGCAACAGGGATCGTTTTCTGCAACTGACACCAACGGCAATGTGATTTCTGTTTCAAACGGGATAACCACAGACACTCTCGGCACGCAGGCGCTTGCGGTCATTGGAGGCCCTCCGTCTGGCGTCAATCTTTCGTACACGGCCCCGTCCGGCGCCACTGCTACATACGTTGTTTCTTACGCGTCTTACACGGTGAAGACGAACTTCGGGTGTACTACTGGCGGGGACATCGGGGAATATGGGCCGCAGTCAGCGTCGCTGGTCGATAAGGTTACGCTTCCAGATGGCACATTTTACAAGTTCACCTATGAAACGACACCTGCAAATTCGCCGGATGTAACTGGCCGAGTCGCGTCTGTCACCCTCCCGACCGGGGGAACGATCTCCTATCAGTACTCAGGCGGCTCCAATGGCATCAATTGTGCGGACGGGTCGGGTGTAACACTCGTGCGCACCACCCCTGATACCGGTACTTCCAGTTGGAAATATGATCGAAATCTGGCTGCAAACCCAGTCACCACTACCGTCACGGCTCCCAAAGTCGGCGCCAATCCGCAGGATCAAACCGTCATCCAATTCCAAGGTATCTACGAAGTGAAGCGTCAGGTGTACCAGGGAACTGCAACCGGCACGCCGCTGGCTACCACCATGCGATGCTACAACGGCAGTTACGGCAGCACTTGCCCCACTACCGCCATAACACTTCCAATCAGTAAACTCGACGGATATCTTCAACAGCCAAGCGGGGCGGTTTCCGTCATGGAAGCAACTTACAACGTAAATGGCCTGCCGATCGAAGAGGACGACTACGATTACGGTCAGGTCACATCGCTTGGCGCCGACCCCTCCACCAAAACCCCGGTTCGCAAGACGATTACGAGCTACGCTTCTCTCGGCAATGGTATTGTCGATCGGCCGTCTAGCATGGTGGTTGAGGATGCCAGTAGTAATCCCATGGCGACAACCACTTTCGGTTATGACCAAACCAGCGTGACGACAACAACTGGTACACCACAGCACAACTTGGTGAGCGGCGCTCGCGGCAATCTGACAACGGTCACTTACACCCCCGCAACTGGGAAGACATTGTCGAAGACGTTCACG
This window encodes:
- a CDS encoding peptidase M12A, astacin: MFTRSLCGLMLVVVVASTLFAQEIAGRLPTVESLPDRVQARIEVRTRAAGNAHNAGRFGMQYFMFITKRWPNAASTPITVAFLGGDRQLRQRIQDTVTEWSQAGTLRFDFIDPASHTFREWSRSDTSFKANIRVAFDGSEEAGYWSMIGVDSSDPTIIKPGEASLMLQGFTTLLPQDWQATVRHEFGHALGLLHEHQIPVGGCDQDFRWEDDTGYVPTQDSYGQYITDAQGRRPGIYTLLAGAPNFWQKDKVNSNMRQLATDSHNKDFGAFDAKSIMKYYFDPSFFRDGTAAHCYSDENLTISDEDKQGIAKWYPPFGSQELSNLLKLQQDTMRQLAPVHNMQQVQTLQSIK